A portion of the Carya illinoinensis cultivar Pawnee chromosome 11, C.illinoinensisPawnee_v1, whole genome shotgun sequence genome contains these proteins:
- the LOC122280842 gene encoding DNAJ protein JJJ1 homolog, which yields MASEKRCHYEVLGLTRDCTAEEIRSAYRKLALQLHPDKLVQSGFSQAEATARFQELAHAYEVLSDPKERAWYDSHRSQILFSDPSSTTNSAVPDLFSFFSSTAFSGYSNSGRGFYKVYSDLFGKVYANEIDFARKLGLGLDSVREAPVMGDLESPYAQVTAFYNYWLGFSTVMDFCWVDQYDVMAGPNRKSRRVMEEENSKLRKKARREYNDTVRGLAEFVKKRDKRVIDMAMKKNLEMVRKKEEERERKRALERERLEKLRDYVEPEWARAEEEGNGGEGVEEFHEEDEERTRREGKEFYCVVCGKKFKSEKQWKNHEQSKKHKEKIAEFRDSLADDEEGLEEDNLEEELGKVEEERLEAEEDKERVVEEIGERIKDGLEIGTDEENGAESHEVEEVDEVGAGGFADGDDDEMGVLEAMVAGHKSRKNVGSQQEVKESRSEIRVENDDIDGVGFMEYDIRKSTRRNRGGRKERSKMNGEEAEMDPTQQISREKEESHGHDGSNLKESSAHSFAENESNGNREGDDQSARTKKTSYQPVDKKGPGKKDTIAKPKNSSKQKKAKATSKNSSNVCDTCGEEFGSRNKLHQHLGDSGHASLKHR from the exons ATGGCATCGGAGAAGCGGTGCCACTATGAGGTTCTTGGCCTGACCCGCGACTGCACTGCCGAAGAAATTCGCTCCGCATACAGGAAGCTGGCTCTCCAGCTCCACCCGGACAAGCTCGTCCAGTCCGGCTTCTCCCAGGCCGAAGCCACCGCTCGGTTCCAAGAGCTGGCCCACGCCTACGAGGTCCTCTCCGACCCCAAAGAGCGTGCCTGGTACGATTCCCACCGCTCCCAGATTCTCTTCTCCGATCCCAGTTCGACCACCAACTCCGCCGTCCCCgacctcttctccttcttctccaGCACTGCCTTTTCCGGCTACTCCAACTCCGGTCGTGGGTTCTACAAGGTCTACTCGGATCTTTTTGGTAAGGTCTATGCCAACGAGATCGATTTCGCCAGAAAATTGGGTTTGGGGCTGGACTCGGTCCGTGAAGCTCCTGTCATGGGGGATCTGGAGAGTCCGTACGCGCAGGTGACCGCGTTCTACAACTATTGGCTAGGGTTTTCCACGGTGATGGATTTTTGCTGGGTGGACCAGTACGATGTGATGGCCGGCCCGAACCGGAAGTCAAGGAGGGTGATGGAGGAGGAGAACAGTAAGCTGAGGAAGAAGGCGAGGAGGGAGTACAACGATACCGTGCGTGGGCTGGCGGAGTTCGTGAAGAAGAGGGACAAGAGGGTGATCGATATGGCGATGAAGAAGAATCTGGAGATGGTGAGGAAGAAggaggaagagagggagaggaagagagcgTTGGAGAGGGAGAGATTGGAGAAGCTTAGGGATTACGTGGAGCCAGAGTGGGCGAGGGCAGAAGAGGAGGGTAACGGAGGGGAGGGAGTAGAGGAATTTCACGAAGAGGATGAGGAGAGGACAAGGAGGGAAGGAAAGGAGTTTTATTGTGTGGTATGTGGGAAGAAGTTCAAGAGTGAGAAGCAATGGAAGAACCACGAGCAGTCCAAGAAACATAAGGAGAAGATTGCTGAGTTTCGGGATTCGCTTGCTGATGATGAAGAAGGATTAGAAGAGGATAACTTGGAAGAAGAATTGGGAAAGGTAGAAGAAGAAAGACTCGAGGCGGAGGAAGACAAAGAAAGAGTTGTAGAGGAGATAGGAGAGCGAATTAAAGATGGTTTGGAGATTGGGACAGACGAGGAGAATGGAGCTGAATCCCATGAAGTGGAGGAAGTGGATGAGGTTGGAGCAGGTGGGTTTGctgatggtgatgatgatgaaatGGGTGTGCTTGAAGCAATGGTGGCTGGGCATAAGAGTAGGAAAAATGTGGGTTCTCAGCAAGAGGTGAAGGAGTCGAGGAGTGAGATTCGAGTTGAGAATGATGATATTGATGGTGTTGGGTTTATGGAATACGATATCAGGAAGAGCACAAGAAGGAATCGTGGTGGTAGGAAAGAGAGAAGTAAAATGAATGGTGAAGAAGCGGAGATGGATCCGACCCAACAGATCAGtagagagaaggaagaaagcCATGGACATGATGGTTCAAACTTGAAAGAATCCTCTGCTCATTCTTTTGCTGAAAATGAGAGTAATGGTAATCGGGAAGGGGATGATCAATCGGCTAGAACTAAAAAGACTTCATACCAACCTGTTGATAAAAAAGGGCCAGGGAAGAAAGATACAATTGCCAAACCAAAGAACTCATCCAAGCAAAAGAAAGCTAAG GCAACATCAAAGAATTCTAGCAATGTATGTGACACATGCGGAGAGGAGTTTGGATCGAG GAATAAATTACACCAGCATTTGGGTGACTCAGGCCATGCTTCACTAAAACATCGATGA